In Fusarium oxysporum f. sp. lycopersici 4287 chromosome 2, whole genome shotgun sequence, a genomic segment contains:
- a CDS encoding threonine synthase: protein MANDSTHTQSQVYLSTRGGDYGLSFETVVLKGLAADGGLFLPHEIPAATEWQSWKDLSYQELAFQIFSLYISRSEIPAEDLQGIINRSYSTFRAQEVTPLVQLKDNLHLLELFHGPSYSFKDCALQFLGNLFEYLLARKNEGKEGKDRHHLTVVGATSGDTGSAAIHGLRGKKDVSVTILHPKGRVSPIQELQMTTCTDANVHNLAVTGTFDDCQDIVKALFGDPETNASLKLGAVNSINFSRILAQIVYYFYSYFSLAKKSSTFKVGDKVRFVVPTGNFGDILAGYFATRMGLPVDKLVIATNENDILDRFWKTGKYEKQPAKGPEAQGGLEVDGVKAHEEGVKETLSPAMDILVSSNFERLLWFLAYEFAATVGMDVEFNRKQAGQEVATWLKDLKVKGGFGPVYVDVLNSARKTFESERVSDPETLETIKSIYEQDGYILDPHSSIGVTASLRSAQRAEANLPHISLCTAHPAKFAGAVELALKDEKDFNFQEKVLPEEFVGLEKLPKRVSDVSNDWKAVRELVKEQVEKELSGQR, encoded by the exons ATGGCGAACGATTCGACACATACGCAATCGCAAGTATACCTCTCAACAAGAGGCGGTGACTATGGT CTCTCCTTCGAGACCGTTGTCCTGAAGGGATTGGCTGCCGATGGCGGTCTTTTCCTCCCCCATGAGATTCCCGCAGCGACAGAATGG CAAAGCTGGAAAGACCTCTCGTACCAGGAATTGGCCTTCCAGATCTTCAGCCTCTACATCTCCCGCAGCGAAATCCCCGCCGAAGACCTACAAGGCATCATCAACCGAAGCTACTCTACATTCCGCGCCCAAGAAGTCACACCCCTCGTCCAATTGAAGGACAACCTGCACCTCCTCGAACTCTTCCACGGCCCTAGTTACTCCTTCAAGGACTGCGCGCTGCAGTTCCTCGGTAACCTTTTCGAGTACCTTCTTGCGCGAAAGAACGAGGGCAAGGAGGGCAAGGACCGACATCATTTGACTGTTGTTGGTGCGACGAGTGGTGAT ACTGGATCCGCTGCTATTCATGGTTTGAGGGGTAAGAAGGATGTGTCTGTTACTATTCTGCATCCCAAGGGCCGTGTCAGCCCTATCCAGGAGCTTCAGATGACGACGTGCACTGATGCCAACGTGCACAACCTTGCCGTCACCGGTACCTTTGATGATTGCCAA GACATCGTCAAGGCCTTGTTTGGCGACCCCGAGACCAACGCCTCCCTCAAGCTCGGCGCCGTCAACTCCATCAACTTCTCCCGCATTCTCGCCCAGATCGTCTACTACTTCTACTCCTACTTCTCCCTCGCCAAGAAGTCCTCCACCTTCAAGGTCGGCGACAAGGTCCGCTTCGTCGTCCCCACCGGAAACTTTGGCGACATCCTCGCTGGCTACTTCGCCACTCGCATGGGTCTTCCCGTCGACAAGCTTGTTATCGCGACTAACGAGAACGATATCCTTGATCGATTCTGGAAGACTGGAAAGTACGAGAAGCAGCCCGCCAAGGGCCCCGAGGCCCAGGGTGGTCTGGAGGTCGATGGTGTCAAGGCCCATGAGGAGGGCGTCAAGGAGACTCTTAGCCCTGCTATGGACATTCTGGTTTCGAGTAACTTTGAGCGTCTGCTTTGGTTCTTGGCTTACGAGTTTGCTGCTACTGTTGGTATGGATGTTGAGTTCAACCGAAAGCAAGCTGGTCAAGAAGTCGCCACTTGgctcaaggatctcaaggtcaagggcgGTTTCGGCCCCGTCTATGTCGATGTTCTCAACAGCGCCCGCAAGACCTTTGAGAGCGAACGTGTCAGCGATCCCGAGACCCTCGAGACCATCAAGAGCATCTACGAGCAAGACGGCTACATTCTCGATCCTCACTCCTCCATCGGCGTCACCGCCTCTCTCCGATCTGCCCAACGCGCCGAGGCCAACCTTCCTCACATTTCTCTGTGCACAGCTCACCCCGCCAAGTTCGCTGGTGCCGTTGAGCTTGccctcaaggatgagaaggacttTAACTTCCAGGAGAAGGTTCTTCCCGAGGAGTTTGTCGGTCTTGAGAAGTTGCCTAAGCGCGTTTCTGATGTTTCGAATGATTGGAAGGCTGTGAGGGAGCTTGTCAAGGAgcaagttgagaaggagctTAGCGGACAGCGATGA